From the Bacillota bacterium genome, one window contains:
- the hemC gene encoding hydroxymethylbilane synthase produces MKKEIIIGTRTSRLALWQARWVLRQLEEMHPDRAFALRGMKTTGDRIQDVSLAKIGDKGLFTKELEAALARGEIDLAVHSMKDLPTRLPPGLALGAICRREYPGDVLISRTGSTLEHLPPGARVGTSSLRRTAQLLHFRSDLEIVPLRGNLTTRLRKLEAMNLDALVLAYAGVHRLGLDDLITQRIPFSVCLPAVGQGALGIEIRAADEEIQEMVRPLDDPASRASITAERAFLRRLEGGCQVPVGALGEVRGRELVLEGVVVSLDGRHLVRDLVRGPAGRAESLGEGLAERLVSRGAGEILKKARQEFGIDA; encoded by the coding sequence GTGAAAAAAGAGATCATCATCGGCACCCGCACAAGCCGGCTTGCCCTCTGGCAGGCACGCTGGGTCCTGCGGCAGCTCGAAGAGATGCACCCTGACCGGGCCTTTGCCCTGCGCGGAATGAAAACAACAGGAGACCGGATTCAGGATGTCTCCCTCGCCAAGATCGGAGACAAAGGGTTGTTCACTAAGGAGCTGGAAGCAGCCCTGGCGCGGGGAGAAATCGATCTGGCGGTGCACAGTATGAAGGATTTGCCAACCAGGCTGCCTCCAGGTCTGGCGCTCGGTGCCATCTGCAGGCGGGAATACCCGGGGGATGTGCTCATTTCCCGCACCGGATCAACCCTCGAGCACCTTCCACCCGGGGCCCGTGTTGGCACCAGCAGTTTGCGCCGGACCGCCCAGCTGCTCCATTTTCGGTCCGACCTGGAGATCGTCCCCCTGCGGGGGAACCTGACCACCCGCTTGCGCAAGCTCGAGGCAATGAACCTCGACGCCCTGGTGCTGGCCTACGCCGGGGTGCATCGCCTGGGCCTGGACGACCTGATTACCCAACGCATCCCTTTTAGCGTCTGCCTGCCGGCGGTAGGTCAGGGAGCCCTCGGGATCGAAATCCGGGCGGCCGATGAAGAGATCCAGGAAATGGTAAGACCGCTGGATGATCCCGCCTCCCGCGCCTCCATCACTGCCGAACGGGCCTTTCTGAGAAGGCTGGAGGGGGGATGCCAGGTTCCGGTCGGGGCCCTGGGAGAGGTCAGGGGCCGGGAGCTGGTGCTGGAGGGAGTTGTGGTTAGTCTTGACGGCAGGCATCTGGTGCGGGACCTCGTCCGGGGGCCTGCCGGCCGGGCGGAGAGCCTGGGGGAGGGGCTTGCAGAGAGGCTGGTTTCCCGGGGTGCGGGAGAGATTCTGAAAAAGGCGAGACAGGAGTTCGGTATCGATGCGTAA
- a CDS encoding cobalamin biosynthesis protein P47K: MVGGFLGSGKTTFIRHLAGYLVVQKEQRVVIIENEAGEVGIDDRFLAREGFQVREIYGGCICCQLTGELTLAVNQIAERFNPDWLIIEATGIARPSTILNTLGKYGKGIDNIFTLVIADTGRWEELTEIMPELIFAQISEADLVVASKIDEASESALQSLMAKAKEINPRAEVLAASLIKGLEEPVLRRLLQYAYA; the protein is encoded by the coding sequence CTGGTAGGCGGCTTCCTGGGCTCCGGAAAGACCACGTTCATCAGGCATCTTGCCGGGTACCTGGTCGTGCAGAAGGAGCAGAGAGTTGTCATCATCGAGAATGAGGCCGGAGAAGTAGGGATCGACGACCGGTTTCTTGCCCGGGAGGGCTTCCAGGTACGGGAGATCTACGGGGGCTGTATATGTTGTCAACTGACTGGTGAACTGACCCTTGCGGTGAACCAGATCGCGGAACGGTTTAACCCCGACTGGCTGATCATCGAAGCCACCGGGATTGCCAGACCCAGCACGATACTGAATACTCTCGGGAAGTACGGGAAAGGAATTGACAATATATTCACCCTGGTTATTGCCGATACCGGCCGCTGGGAAGAGCTTACGGAGATCATGCCGGAACTGATCTTTGCCCAGATCTCGGAGGCAGATCTGGTCGTTGCCAGCAAGATCGACGAAGCGAGTGAAAGTGCCCTGCAGAGCCTCATGGCGAAGGCAAAAGAGATCAATCCTCGGGCGGAGGTGCTGGCCGCTTCCCTCATTAAAGGCCTTGAGGAACCGGTCCTGAGGAGGTTGTTGCAATATGCATATGCATGA
- a CDS encoding DUF1638 domain-containing protein, which translates to MSTIVIACQTISDEVNMAIAETGVRHPVIWVESGLHNHPEALRMKLQETVSRITNVEDIILCYGYCGNSLLGLHSPGARLIVPRVDDCISLLLGSYEKREELSREMVSYFLTRGWIVNENNIIKEFERCVERYGRERAERVLKMMLAHYRRLVLIDTGAYPLDDACLAKSYEIAEMLGLKHQVVKGSLQMLKQLLTGPWDERFIVLEPGEKLSMDYFMDIKDSILNLSQFDFGRG; encoded by the coding sequence ATGAGCACGATCGTTATCGCATGTCAGACCATAAGCGATGAGGTTAATATGGCAATTGCCGAGACCGGGGTGAGGCACCCGGTAATCTGGGTGGAATCGGGGCTCCACAACCACCCGGAGGCCCTGCGTATGAAACTGCAGGAAACGGTGAGCAGAATCACCAATGTGGAGGACATCATCCTCTGCTACGGGTACTGCGGCAACTCGCTGCTGGGCCTGCACTCTCCCGGCGCCCGGCTGATCGTGCCCAGGGTTGACGACTGCATCTCCCTCCTGTTAGGGTCCTATGAAAAGAGAGAAGAGTTGTCACGGGAAATGGTCAGTTACTTTTTGACCAGAGGGTGGATCGTTAACGAAAACAACATTATCAAGGAATTTGAGCGCTGCGTCGAACGCTACGGCAGGGAGCGGGCGGAGCGGGTTTTGAAAATGATGCTGGCGCACTACAGGCGGCTCGTCCTGATCGATACGGGGGCCTATCCCCTTGACGATGCCTGTCTGGCCAAGTCTTACGAAATCGCCGAAATGCTGGGGCTGAAGCACCAGGTGGTGAAGGGATCCCTCCAGATGCTGAAGCAGCTGCTGACCGGCCCCTGGGATGAAAGATTTATCGTTCTGGAGCCCGGGGAAAAGCTTTCCATGGACTACTTCATGGACATAAAGGATTCCATTTTGAACCTTTCGCAGTTTGATTTCGGAAGGGGGTAG
- a CDS encoding cobalamin-binding protein, whose amino-acid sequence MEAVRKLIVSAVAGIQEEKAISLVRNGLARGMDPFMLLEEVRTGVEIVLERYNRGEYFLADVVMAADIYKRAQQVVLGPAGGAAGQGRPPQVVFGTVEKDIHDIGKNITIVTMRHYGLEVLDVGVNVSPVTFLEKLRQTGAPILCLSGLISDAYDSMKKTVCLIKRRMGKRRPVIVIGGLVNEVVCSYTGADYWAKNCTEGAELCSRLLKERGKGRYAACHRTAR is encoded by the coding sequence ATGGAGGCGGTGCGCAAGCTCATAGTTTCTGCTGTTGCAGGGATCCAGGAGGAAAAGGCCATTTCCCTGGTCCGCAACGGCCTGGCAAGGGGGATGGATCCCTTTATGCTCCTGGAGGAGGTAAGGACCGGGGTGGAGATTGTGCTGGAAAGGTACAACAGGGGGGAGTACTTCCTGGCCGATGTGGTGATGGCCGCCGATATCTACAAGCGCGCCCAGCAGGTTGTGTTGGGACCCGCCGGTGGGGCCGCAGGCCAGGGCCGGCCTCCTCAGGTTGTGTTCGGCACCGTGGAAAAGGACATCCATGATATAGGCAAAAACATTACGATTGTGACGATGCGCCATTACGGGCTGGAGGTGCTTGATGTGGGCGTCAACGTGTCTCCGGTGACATTCCTGGAAAAGCTCCGGCAAACCGGCGCTCCCATACTCTGCCTGTCCGGCCTGATCTCTGACGCATACGATTCCATGAAAAAGACCGTTTGCCTGATAAAGAGGCGGATGGGGAAACGGCGCCCGGTGATCGTCATCGGGGGCCTGGTGAATGAAGTCGTCTGCAGCTACACCGGCGCAGACTACTGGGCGAAGAATTGCACAGAAGGCGCCGAACTCTGCAGCAGGCTGCTTAAGGAACGCGGCAAGGGCAGGTACGCTGCCTGCCACAGGACGGCCAGATGA
- a CDS encoding GntR family transcriptional regulator translates to MMKTRTSFVPAYYRVAEDLKTKIDRGELKPGDMIPSTAQLARQYGVSHMTVRHGLELLAKDGYIESVQGKGSFVASPRMDTLVLDFSEEKIFEKNRGFGVQLHEVEIIPADEKISHKLGVKKGNKVLKIRRILSDERGPVAVDSRFLPYVRGAPLLEKEIAYAAFPDLVARHTELVSVKNVLEVSPCILTKEEAELLDARAGLPALCIEQIIYAAKNRPIGWSKMICRGDRFTLKAVSRP, encoded by the coding sequence TTGATGAAGACCCGCACCTCTTTTGTTCCCGCCTACTACCGGGTGGCGGAAGACCTCAAAACCAAAATCGACCGGGGCGAACTGAAGCCCGGAGACATGATCCCCTCAACAGCCCAGCTCGCCAGGCAGTACGGTGTCAGCCACATGACCGTGCGCCACGGGCTGGAGCTGCTGGCAAAAGACGGCTATATCGAGTCCGTCCAGGGGAAGGGGAGCTTTGTTGCATCCCCCCGCATGGACACCCTGGTGCTGGATTTCTCTGAAGAAAAGATCTTTGAGAAGAACAGGGGGTTCGGCGTCCAGCTCCATGAGGTGGAAATTATTCCTGCAGATGAAAAGATTTCGCACAAGTTGGGTGTGAAAAAGGGGAACAAAGTTCTGAAGATCAGGCGCATCCTTTCTGATGAAAGGGGGCCGGTTGCCGTTGACTCCCGCTTTCTGCCTTATGTCAGAGGAGCTCCTCTGCTGGAAAAGGAAATCGCCTACGCCGCCTTTCCGGACCTGGTAGCCCGGCACACCGAGCTGGTATCTGTGAAAAATGTCCTGGAGGTTTCTCCCTGCATCCTGACAAAGGAGGAGGCAGAGCTGCTGGATGCCAGGGCAGGACTTCCCGCCCTGTGCATAGAACAGATCATCTATGCCGCAAAGAACCGGCCCATCGGATGGTCGAAGATGATCTGCCGCGGCGACCGTTTTACTTTGAAGGCTGTTTCACGACCATGA
- a CDS encoding uroporphyrinogen-III decarboxylase: MATARELYEERLNRIKTAVALGKPDRVPVVPLGDSFCARHMGVKLADFCMDPELSHKTILESFSRLGEVDGLQGASFYVLTLQTLWLSKIKIPGRDLPDDELWQIDEQELMTVEDYDAIVEKGYNRFLMEYYRDRLDNLGEKLQPFLAYQPKAAENLKNRGIVLFRGGNLTIPYENFCGGRSLQAFLKDLYRIPDKVQAAMDAAMVDIVENARKSLRATKPLGVWVGGWRSASEFLSPRLWRRFVFPYFKQLVETVVEEGVIAILHFDSSWTRDLEYLRELPRGKCVFSPDGSTDIFKAKEILGDHMCIMGDVPAALLSLGTPDEVYGYCRRLIENIGPSGFILAQGCDIPPNAKPENVKAMIDSVRG, from the coding sequence ATGGCAACTGCCAGGGAGCTGTACGAGGAGCGCTTAAACCGCATCAAGACGGCCGTGGCCCTGGGCAAGCCCGACCGGGTGCCGGTGGTGCCCCTGGGAGATTCGTTCTGCGCCAGGCATATGGGTGTCAAGCTGGCGGATTTTTGTATGGACCCCGAATTGTCTCATAAGACCATCCTTGAATCCTTCTCCAGGCTGGGTGAGGTCGACGGCTTGCAAGGGGCTTCATTCTATGTTCTGACCCTCCAAACCCTCTGGCTCTCTAAAATTAAGATACCGGGCAGGGATCTGCCGGATGACGAACTCTGGCAGATCGACGAGCAGGAACTGATGACGGTGGAAGATTACGATGCTATAGTTGAAAAGGGTTACAACCGTTTTCTCATGGAGTACTACAGGGACAGGCTCGATAATTTAGGGGAAAAACTGCAGCCGTTTTTGGCGTATCAACCTAAGGCTGCAGAAAATTTGAAAAATCGGGGGATTGTGCTTTTCAGGGGAGGAAACCTCACCATCCCGTATGAAAACTTCTGCGGAGGCCGGTCTTTGCAGGCTTTTTTGAAGGACCTTTACAGGATTCCCGATAAAGTTCAGGCTGCCATGGATGCGGCCATGGTGGACATAGTTGAAAACGCCAGAAAGTCGCTGCGCGCCACCAAACCCCTCGGTGTCTGGGTAGGGGGCTGGCGTTCGGCGAGCGAGTTTTTGTCTCCGCGGCTGTGGAGGAGGTTTGTTTTTCCCTATTTCAAGCAGCTGGTGGAAACGGTGGTTGAGGAAGGAGTAATTGCCATTCTGCATTTCGATTCCAGCTGGACCAGGGACCTGGAATACCTGCGGGAGCTTCCCAGGGGTAAGTGCGTCTTCTCCCCGGACGGGTCCACCGACATCTTCAAGGCCAAGGAGATTCTCGGGGACCACATGTGCATCATGGGGGATGTGCCGGCGGCCCTGCTGTCCCTGGGAACTCCGGATGAGGTTTACGGCTATTGCAGGCGTCTGATCGAGAACATCGGGCCCTCCGGATTCATCCTCGCCCAGGGCTGCGACATTCCTCCCAACGCCAAACCGGAAAACGTCAAGGCGATGATCGATTCAGTCAGGGGTTAG
- a CDS encoding uroporphyrinogen-III decarboxylase has protein sequence MATARELYEERLNRIKTAVALGKPDRVPVVPLGNAVFAKYMNVKLSRFCTEPMLANETILRAVAQLGDVDGIQQTTYNVYSLCLLWLSDVKIPGRDLPDDDLWQVNEQELMKEEDYDVIINKGYGYFLNDYFTNRLGNVQEKVRPFLESIPQTIRATEEQGLVPLSPGVLTIPYENFCGGRSLSVFLRDLYRLPDKVRAAMDVAMAEIINDAKALCQNLKPIAVWVGGWRSASEFLSPRLWQKFVFPYYKQLVEAVTDEGVIAILHFDSNWTRDLEYLRAFPKGKCVLALDGATDIFKAKEILGDHMCIMGDVPASMFALGTPDDVYSYCRKLIDNIGPAGFILSSGCDIPTTAKLENVKAMIESAKG, from the coding sequence ATGGCAACTGCCAGGGAGCTGTACGAGGAGCGCTTAAACCGCATCAAGACGGCCGTGGCCCTGGGCAAGCCCGACCGGGTGCCGGTGGTGCCCCTGGGCAACGCCGTGTTTGCAAAGTACATGAACGTTAAGCTCTCGAGGTTTTGTACGGAGCCGATGCTTGCCAATGAAACCATTCTCAGGGCCGTTGCGCAGCTGGGGGATGTGGACGGGATCCAGCAAACCACGTACAATGTTTACTCCCTCTGCCTCCTGTGGCTTTCCGATGTGAAAATACCTGGACGCGATCTCCCTGATGACGACCTCTGGCAGGTTAATGAACAGGAATTGATGAAAGAAGAGGACTACGACGTTATCATCAACAAGGGGTATGGTTATTTCCTGAACGATTATTTCACCAACAGGCTGGGCAACGTGCAGGAAAAAGTCAGACCCTTTTTAGAGAGCATCCCGCAGACCATCAGGGCTACGGAAGAGCAGGGGCTCGTTCCCCTGTCGCCGGGGGTTTTAACCATACCTTACGAAAACTTTTGCGGCGGTCGCTCTTTGAGCGTTTTTCTGAGGGATCTTTACCGGCTGCCGGACAAGGTAAGGGCTGCCATGGACGTAGCCATGGCGGAAATCATCAACGACGCAAAGGCTCTTTGCCAGAACCTGAAGCCGATTGCCGTCTGGGTCGGGGGCTGGCGCTCTGCCAGCGAGTTTCTGTCCCCGCGGCTGTGGCAGAAGTTCGTTTTTCCGTATTACAAGCAGCTGGTTGAAGCCGTCACGGACGAAGGCGTGATCGCGATTCTGCATTTTGATTCCAACTGGACCCGGGATCTTGAATACCTGCGCGCCTTCCCGAAGGGAAAGTGCGTGCTGGCGCTGGACGGAGCCACCGACATCTTCAAGGCCAAGGAGATCCTGGGAGATCACATGTGCATCATGGGGGATGTGCCTGCCTCTATGTTTGCCCTGGGAACCCCGGATGATGTGTATAGTTACTGCCGGAAATTGATTGACAACATCGGCCCCGCCGGCTTTATTTTGTCATCAGGCTGCGACATACCCACAACTGCGAAGCTGGAAAACGTCAAGGCGATGATCGAGTCTGCCAAGGGTTGA
- a CDS encoding cobalamin-binding protein, with protein MGESLATFMGDLMEEEVYAEVKRQLEEGVPPEQIFGALQKGMEIIGERYQAQEYYLSELIMAADIFKKAVEPLQEKLKGRTGETVGTMVLGTVAGDIHDIGKNIVALVFTSNGFNVIDLGVDVPVQKFVEAVREHKPQLVGLSCLLTTSFESLKATVEALEQAGLREGVKVLVGGGPVDEATCRYARADAYCVDAPAGVEIAKKMLGVA; from the coding sequence ATGGGCGAGTCTTTGGCTACCTTCATGGGCGACCTGATGGAGGAAGAGGTTTACGCCGAGGTGAAGAGGCAGCTGGAGGAGGGAGTTCCTCCGGAGCAGATCTTCGGAGCACTGCAAAAGGGAATGGAGATCATCGGAGAACGCTACCAGGCCCAGGAGTATTACCTTTCCGAGCTGATCATGGCAGCAGATATTTTTAAAAAGGCGGTAGAGCCCTTGCAGGAAAAACTCAAGGGAAGGACGGGGGAGACCGTCGGGACGATGGTGCTGGGAACGGTGGCCGGCGACATTCACGACATCGGCAAGAACATCGTGGCCCTTGTCTTCACCAGCAACGGCTTCAACGTGATCGACCTGGGAGTGGATGTCCCCGTCCAGAAGTTTGTGGAGGCGGTAAGGGAGCACAAACCGCAGCTTGTGGGTTTATCCTGCCTGCTGACCACCAGCTTTGAAAGCCTGAAGGCCACCGTCGAAGCCCTGGAGCAGGCCGGGCTCCGGGAGGGAGTGAAGGTCCTGGTGGGCGGAGGACCCGTGGATGAGGCCACCTGCAGATACGCGAGGGCGGATGCTTACTGCGTGGACGCCCCGGCAGGTGTGGAGATTGCCAAAAAGATGCTGGGGGTGGCGTAA
- a CDS encoding methyltetrahydrofolate cobalamin methyltransferase, whose translation MIIIGEKINGTLKTVGEAIARRDREFIQKLARDQEAAGADYLDLCAGTEPGREVESLRWLVETVREVVHIPLCLDSPSPETLAEVIPYAGERGLINSVSGEGDKPERIFPLAKQYGWDVIALTLDDRGIPKDVETRLDIARSLLGKAQEFGISPDRIYIDPLVIALSTDGQSMLKFVEVMRRIKKEFPQVKITSGLSNISFGLPKRKVINRHFLIIALYEGMDSAILDPLDRDLMGSIYTTEALIGKDRYCRAYLNAYRRGMI comes from the coding sequence ATGATTATCATCGGTGAGAAGATTAATGGCACCCTCAAAACCGTGGGTGAGGCCATCGCGAGGCGGGACAGGGAGTTTATCCAGAAGCTGGCCCGTGACCAGGAGGCTGCCGGCGCCGATTATCTCGATCTCTGCGCCGGGACCGAGCCGGGCAGGGAAGTGGAAAGCCTGCGGTGGCTGGTGGAGACGGTGCGGGAAGTGGTGCACATCCCCCTGTGTCTGGACAGCCCCAGCCCCGAGACTCTGGCTGAGGTGATCCCTTATGCCGGTGAGCGGGGGTTGATCAATTCCGTTTCCGGGGAAGGGGACAAGCCGGAGAGGATTTTCCCCCTGGCGAAGCAGTACGGCTGGGATGTGATTGCACTCACCCTCGACGACAGAGGGATCCCGAAAGACGTGGAGACTCGCCTGGACATTGCCAGAAGCCTGCTCGGCAAGGCTCAGGAATTCGGGATCTCGCCCGACAGGATCTACATCGACCCCCTCGTGATCGCCCTTTCTACCGACGGCCAGTCGATGTTGAAATTCGTGGAAGTGATGCGCCGCATCAAGAAAGAGTTTCCGCAGGTGAAGATCACTTCCGGTTTAAGCAACATCTCCTTCGGACTGCCGAAGCGAAAGGTAATCAACCGCCATTTCCTGATCATTGCCCTCTACGAGGGAATGGATTCGGCGATTCTCGATCCCCTCGATCGAGACCTGATGGGGAGCATTTACACCACGGAAGCCTTGATCGGGAAGGACCGCTACTGCCGCGCCTATCTGAACGCTTACCGCAGAGGGATGATATGA
- a CDS encoding recombinase family protein yields the protein MLAVVYIRVSTEDQARHGYSLEAQEAACRKKARELGAAQVEVYRDEGVTGEILERPGLQAALTAVNAGAAWFVVYDPDRLSRRLAHQLLLMEMIEKVGCRLEFVTCEWQDTPEGRLFYSLRGAIAEYEKEKFKARSRFGKLAKARRGLLTHDPRVYGYRHSSGKLEVDQDRAAVYRRMVEMALSGMSPEAIAAQFNAEGVPAPQGDKWYRATVRRILKNRTYVGELYLNRYNAEGIKAARQRGQKATCRERPKEDWIAVPVPALIEPEKWAALQEKLSRAKKGRRGGRVHSYHLSGLVACGLCGRAMAGQSGHSKNRTYRYYACLNTWDRANGDRREPAPKCANRMHRADVLEEAVWAKVKEWLNDPEALFRDAHQEAGGRIENEINLVQKRLEQLKRERERAFEAYRRGLVDVEMFERAVLDVGREKAVLEARLKELEEARQAALLAERGVEALRELARQVAGRLDDLSWGEKEKLINLLVRRVVVREGEVLVEARVQAAAGVSRSGTAPHVAVPPSKPFEAAAAAQLPRR from the coding sequence GTGCTAGCCGTAGTGTACATCAGGGTTTCTACAGAAGACCAGGCGCGGCACGGGTACTCCCTGGAGGCACAGGAAGCAGCCTGCAGAAAAAAGGCCCGGGAACTGGGCGCAGCGCAGGTGGAGGTCTACCGCGACGAAGGGGTTACCGGGGAGATTCTGGAGCGCCCCGGTCTCCAGGCGGCCCTCACCGCTGTCAACGCAGGAGCCGCCTGGTTTGTCGTCTACGACCCGGACAGGCTCTCCCGGAGGCTGGCCCACCAGCTGCTCCTGATGGAGATGATCGAAAAGGTCGGCTGCAGGCTTGAGTTCGTAACGTGCGAATGGCAGGACACCCCTGAGGGAAGGCTTTTCTACTCCCTCCGGGGCGCCATCGCCGAATACGAGAAGGAGAAGTTTAAAGCGCGGAGCCGCTTCGGAAAGCTGGCGAAGGCGCGCCGCGGCCTTTTGACCCACGACCCGAGGGTGTACGGCTACAGGCACTCCAGCGGAAAGCTGGAGGTAGACCAAGACCGGGCGGCGGTATACCGCCGCATGGTGGAGATGGCCCTGTCAGGGATGTCACCGGAAGCGATAGCAGCGCAGTTCAACGCCGAAGGGGTGCCTGCACCGCAGGGGGATAAATGGTACAGGGCGACGGTGCGGCGGATATTGAAAAACCGAACCTACGTCGGCGAACTGTATCTGAACCGTTACAACGCCGAGGGAATCAAGGCCGCCCGGCAGCGCGGCCAGAAGGCGACCTGCCGGGAGCGCCCTAAAGAAGACTGGATTGCCGTGCCCGTTCCCGCCCTCATAGAGCCTGAGAAGTGGGCTGCCCTGCAGGAAAAACTTTCTAGAGCAAAGAAAGGCCGCCGCGGGGGGCGCGTCCACAGCTACCATTTGTCGGGGCTGGTGGCCTGCGGTCTCTGCGGCCGCGCCATGGCAGGCCAAAGCGGCCACTCTAAAAACAGGACGTACAGGTACTACGCCTGCCTGAACACCTGGGACCGGGCCAACGGAGACCGCCGGGAGCCTGCACCCAAATGTGCGAACAGAATGCACCGGGCAGACGTTCTGGAGGAGGCGGTCTGGGCAAAAGTGAAGGAATGGCTGAACGACCCCGAGGCGCTGTTCAGGGACGCACACCAGGAGGCAGGCGGACGGATTGAGAATGAGATAAACCTTGTGCAGAAGAGATTGGAACAGTTGAAGCGGGAGCGGGAGCGGGCCTTTGAGGCCTACCGCCGGGGGCTGGTGGATGTGGAGATGTTCGAGCGGGCGGTGCTGGACGTCGGGCGGGAAAAGGCCGTCCTGGAGGCGCGCCTGAAGGAGCTCGAAGAGGCGCGCCAGGCCGCTCTTCTTGCCGAGCGGGGAGTAGAGGCCCTGCGGGAGCTTGCCCGCCAGGTAGCCGGGCGGCTTGACGACCTGAGCTGGGGAGAAAAGGAAAAACTGATCAATCTTCTTGTTCGACGGGTGGTTGTGCGCGAAGGAGAGGTCCTGGTGGAGGCCCGTGTTCAGGCCGCAGCAGGTGTTTCGCGTTCCGGAACGGCGCCGCACGTGGCTGTTCCTCCATCGAAACCCTTCGAGGCGGCCGCGGCGGCGCAGCTGCCGCGGCGTTGA
- a CDS encoding multicopper oxidase domain-containing protein — protein sequence MPKRYFWNLFATDGFINLPTDPTGTAPRKKVYVFGFVGGLYKVQSIDDCGRPAGPEKIVNPQFDTTLPENLDALRGKAVIPSPRIDIEVGDELYLTLTNLGLFLTDPPILDLHTIHIHGAHIATQLDGVPETSFGVPVTPPGTPGITVTYFFKPERPGSFFYHCHHEASEHVQMGMYGALIVYPSMKSLAEAGIRKDKRRGWTLNWIPQPQIPVTATNRNFAYNDINTFFNSDWVVLLSDIDSRWHQAVFEQTEFNPVDYKPDWWLINGRAFPDTLLPTTLPENLVPDFGYSIPDGYDAYVRVSTGRKKHSKTPFFGDSEHEDYEYLDDAESAETLHQNKIRPPDKFLLRLINVGYQPVPFHTHGWMGLIVGKDTHPRVADMNNPAHEMNFTTLVGSGESYDVLYTADDKRSTYADYIFCGKAGFPSLKQQVASATERSKEAGTFIPPSPGARDLWTDIILQTGLGRGSFISPYNWAAWNYGSATADNFFFPQFYIAHNHDDYKVTNNGVYPGGQLMIIETDFPGSDYKADPPAITEPPHTCPQD from the coding sequence ATGCCAAAAAGGTATTTCTGGAACCTGTTTGCAACTGACGGTTTCATCAACCTGCCGACCGACCCCACCGGGACAGCACCACGCAAGAAAGTCTATGTTTTCGGGTTTGTTGGCGGGCTCTATAAGGTGCAGTCAATCGATGACTGCGGGAGACCTGCGGGTCCTGAAAAAATAGTTAATCCTCAGTTTGACACGACGCTGCCGGAAAATCTGGATGCTCTGAGGGGGAAGGCAGTAATACCTTCTCCGAGAATCGACATTGAGGTGGGGGATGAGCTGTATCTCACTCTCACCAATCTCGGATTGTTCCTTACCGACCCGCCGATACTCGATCTCCATACGATTCATATCCATGGCGCCCACATCGCGACCCAGCTCGATGGCGTTCCCGAAACTTCGTTTGGTGTGCCTGTAACACCGCCGGGTACACCGGGAATCACCGTAACATATTTCTTCAAACCGGAACGCCCCGGCTCGTTTTTCTACCACTGTCACCACGAAGCCTCTGAGCACGTCCAGATGGGGATGTACGGCGCCTTGATTGTTTACCCTTCCATGAAAAGCCTTGCCGAAGCGGGAATCCGGAAAGATAAACGTAGAGGCTGGACCTTGAATTGGATACCGCAGCCCCAGATTCCCGTTACGGCTACTAACAGGAACTTTGCCTATAACGATATAAATACCTTTTTCAATAGCGATTGGGTTGTACTTCTCTCAGACATTGATTCCAGATGGCACCAGGCGGTGTTCGAGCAGACCGAATTCAACCCGGTTGATTACAAACCTGATTGGTGGCTCATTAACGGCCGCGCCTTTCCCGATACCCTCCTCCCAACCACCTTGCCGGAAAACCTGGTACCCGATTTCGGCTACAGCATCCCTGATGGTTATGATGCTTATGTCAGGGTATCTACAGGAAGAAAGAAGCACTCAAAAACGCCTTTCTTTGGGGACTCAGAACATGAGGATTATGAATACCTGGACGATGCCGAATCTGCCGAAACCCTTCATCAGAATAAGATACGGCCTCCAGATAAATTCCTGCTTCGCCTGATTAACGTGGGGTATCAACCCGTACCTTTCCATACACACGGGTGGATGGGCCTGATCGTCGGGAAAGATACCCACCCAAGGGTAGCTGATATGAATAATCCGGCTCACGAAATGAATTTTACCACCCTTGTCGGTTCCGGCGAGAGCTACGACGTCCTTTACACCGCCGACGATAAGCGGAGCACCTATGCTGATTACATTTTCTGCGGTAAAGCGGGTTTCCCGTCACTGAAACAGCAGGTTGCCAGCGCCACAGAACGCTCAAAAGAAGCCGGTACCTTTATACCGCCTTCCCCCGGTGCAAGAGATTTGTGGACGGACATCATCTTGCAAACAGGTCTGGGGCGCGGCTCTTTTATCTCTCCGTATAACTGGGCCGCCTGGAACTATGGTTCGGCTACGGCGGACAACTTTTTCTTCCCGCAGTTTTACATCGCCCATAATCATGACGATTACAAGGTCACCAATAATGGTGTCTATCCCGGCGGGCAGTTGATGATAATCGAAACCGATTTCCCTGGATCTGACTATAAGGCGGACCCGCCTGCCATAACCGAACCGCCCCATACATGCCCTCAGGATTGA